The Patescibacteria group bacterium genome contains the following window.
AGTAACCGCAATGATACCAACAATACCCAAAGCAAATTGATAGACTAGTTGGATATATTCGCCGATATTCTTCACTGAGGCCACCCCACCAAAGGGTTGTTCAAAATTATAAGATTCTACCGGTCCCGGAACATATTCATCAGGCGGAGGAACTATGCCAGCATCAGCCACAACTGTATGTGGTAAAAAACCAACTGCCATGACTAAAACTAAACTAAAAAGTAGCCAGGGTTTCATCGATGTTTTTCTTCAAGTTTTCTAAACTGATGGGTTCAGTATAAATAACATCATTTACAAATAAAGTGTGGCTATTGGTTGCCCCTAAAGGTGAAGCTAAACCGGTGCTTTGTTGTACCTGTCCACTAACACCGCTGGTATCTAAACAATCTTGTAGTTCAACCTCGTTCACACCTTGCTCTTGCGCCACTTGTTTAGGATCAGACTCGGCTGTGACAGCGGCGGCATATTTCCAAAACATACCATAATTATTCGCACAGTGGCCAACCATGGCGGCGGTTTTATCGGCCTCGCTGATGGCATTATCTTTCCAAACTATGGCGACATCTCCACCATAAGATTCTTGCAACTCTTTAATGTTTTGCAGATAACCATGGATGGTGTCATCTAATAAACTACCGTAGAGAATCACATACACTTTAGCATCTCTACTACCTAACACCGGGTCAGAGCTAGACACAAACACACTGGTTTTTTGGTTACTACTCCGGTCACCTTTGGGTACAAGAGTGATTAATGGATCATCATATTTAGACAGTGTCGTTTGAGTTGAATTTATTGCCGTACTAGTTTGATTAGATAGCAGTGATACTCGACTTGAGTTCCAGGCTAAATACGCAATAGCTAAAAAAACCAGGCTGATAACGGCGGCGGCAGTGATAAAGTAAGGTAAACGTACCATATTTATTTTAATAGAATGCGCCGAAGTTTACCGGAGGTGGCTTCACGATAATAGAGTAAACTACCATCATCACTGACCATAATATTACTGGGCCCACCTAAATTGGTACCAGAGACGGCGTCGGCGGGGGTGGCGATTTTTTCTTTTTGACCGGTCACTAAATTAACGTGATAGATATCATGCGCCACACTATTAAGTTTATCTGGCGCAATGCCACTACCCGTGGGCGGATTAACCGGTACGGCACAATACAGATCATTACCAGTTTTACTAAAGGAACATTTATCTACTGAAGTAGCTAATTCTAACGGTTTATTATTATTACCAATTGTGTCACCGTAGGCATCAACAATATTTAATGTCGCGCTATAGTTGCTATCACTACTATAAGTACTGTAAATCATACTTTTGCCACTGGGTGTCCACTTATAATCAAAGCCGCGGCCTTTTACAATAAACTGTTTAAAATTTTCATTATTAAAACCAATCGGCACTATTTTTTTATGTTCCGCATCAACGTAATCATTTAGCACACCAATGGCCTGACCCGATGGTGACCATTGCACTTTCAATAAATCACCGTTGTTACCCAATGGCTCAATCCCTCGCGCCCCGGTGCCATCCACATTAGCTACTCCCACCCACCGTTCAGTGGAATTTTCTCCCATATATTTAAAACCGATTTGATCATCTTTGGGTGAAAAATCAAATTCGGTCATGTCTTTATTTAAAGTATATTGTTTGTTTTGGGTAAAATCGTACAGTACCTTATAACCATCTTCTAATGTCATCACGGCTTTATCGGCTTCATTTGACCAAGTAACGTCCGTAACACCTTTAAATACTTTGTCGTCTAATAAAACTATCTGACCATTTTTATCAATCTTATAAAACTTACCTGTTACTGGATCGTAATACTGTACCTCTTGCCCATCACCGCTTAAGGTTACATCCTTAGCATCACCATCATAAATGACTTGGGAAAGAGTATTGCCACCTTTGGCGACAGTATCAACCGTTGGTAAAGAACCATTAGTGTTGCCATTACTAACATTATTCCGATTATCATTAAAATTAATGCCGGGCAAATTAGCATTGCCGTTAATATTTTCATTATTGGCATTTTCGACTGGAGTAGTAGTGATTAAACTGCGGAAAAATACCCAGTAAATCAAAAACCCCATGATCAAAGCACCAACTATTAAACCGGTGGCTAGCATAATTTGTTTCTGTAAATCACTTAAACTATCCACCCAATCTTGAAATCTTTGCAGCAAATTTGCCATAGATTATAACCAACGAAATGAATCAATTAACCACTCTTTGTCGGTTTTCTTCAAAGTCACCCGCGCAGTTTTATTACTATAATCAATACTCCCCTGCCCAACCTGATTGGTTTGACGCACTGATAATTCTAATGTCGCCCCGGTAGCGCCGGCACTATAATCAGTATATTTTATACTAGTAACTTGGCTGGTAACACTATTAAATGTATCTGAAGTTCGACCAACTTTTAATAATTGATCGGCCTGCTTTTCCATATCTGGTGTCATTAAATACCGTGAGCGTTCAATATTTTCGAAACCGGTATCGGTCGAATATGAACCATAGCGTTCAGTGAAACTGGTCGCCGCACTGGCAAGAGCCTGACGATCATCCCGGACAATAGTGGTTGGAACTGTTGTTGTGTTGGTATTATCCGAGCTGTTCGTCACTGTAGTTTCAGTGACAGTTTCTGTAGTGGTATTAGTAGTAGTCTGTGTCTGAGTGGGTGTTTTTGGCCACAACATAATGGCCAGGATCACACCAATAATGACGATGATGATTATGGCTAGAATAATAATGAGATTGCGTTTTGACATATATATAATTAATTATGCTTGCGGTTGTTCCATTTGATCAGCAAATTCTTGCTTAGACGACTCAATCTCTAATAATTGTTTAGGGTCAGAGGTAATCACTTGATCTTCAGTATACGATGCTACCACTTTTATAGCTACATGGCGTGGCCCGGCAAAAAAGATCCCCTCCCCCACATTACCTTCTAGTAATAGATATTTCTCACCATCCGTTAACAAGAAAGTTTTTTGCACATTATCAATCGACGCGGGTGATTGTTTTAATAATATCTGCATGGATGAGTTCGTGACGATAGCGCGACCATACGGTGATAGCAAAAAATCGTTAACGTCTTGGGTAATAGTAGTGACACCTAAATAATATTTACGACAGCGTTTGACTAAGGCAAAAATAAACTTGGCTGAATCTTCATTCTGCATTAACCACCAAGCTTCATCAATTACCAAAATTCTTTTCTTTAATTTAGAGCGCACAATATTCCAGATGTAGTTCACAATGGTATAAACACCAATTGGGCGTAACTCATCTTCTAAATCACGCACCGAAAATACTACCAGTTGATTATTAACATCAATGTTAGTTGGGCTTTCAAACAATCCGGCAAATGTCCCTTCCGTGTATTTCTTTAACCGCAATACTAAATCATGGCTGCCTTCAAAGCCTTCTAAAATACTTTGAAAATCTTTTAACACTGGCGGTTCAATTTTGGATAAATCAGCATCGGCCGTAATATCCTTTTTAGCATACGTTTCAATTAAGGCGCGATCCAAAATAGAATCTTCTTCCGGTGTGATGCGACCTAACATGATACGTAATAACCCCTTAATGGTAATAACCGCTGACCGGATAATATCGGCGGGGCGATCGGCTCCACCAACAGCCCGCGGTAAATCGAAGGGGTTAATTTTTGCCTCAGAATTTAAGGAGATGTTCATGAAAGTACCACCCACGGCATCAGACAAAAATTTATACTCATTTTCAGGGTCAATAATAATCACATCAATGCCCATCATTAAACTGCGTAGCACTTCCAGTTTAACCGTGTAACTTTTACCAGCGCCGGAGGTAGCAAACACTACCGCATTGGCATTTTGTAATTGAAAGCGATCAAACAAAATTAAACTATTATTATGTCGGTTAATCCCGTATAAAATACCATTATCACTACTCAAATCAGCCGAAATAAACGGGAAAGATGAGGCACAGGGTGATGAGTTCATGTTGAAATAAATCTGTAATTCATCATTGCCTAATGGCATGGTAGAATTAAAACCCTGTTCGGCTTGGTAAAACACCCGTTTGGCCACCACTAATTTTGAGCCAAACTCAGCGTCGAGTTTTTCCATTAAATCTTCTAGCTCTTTTTCAGTATCGGCATAGACACTAACATACAGGGCAAATTGGAAAAATTTCTCAGTGCCTTGGGTTAAACTATCGCGCAGTTGTTCAATATCTTTTAGCGCCGTTTCTTTCATCGGGTCACGCGGGGCGCCTTTTTCGGCATCAGAAATCAACTCCGCTTCCAGGGTACCAACTTTTTTCTTTAGTTGTTTTAATATCACCGGTGCTTTTACTGGGTAAAAATACATCGAGATATCCAATGGCACATTCATGGTCACAATCGGCGCAAACCAACCCACACCAATATAACGCGGATAAGTCACCACAAACATGGTTGAGACAAAGCGATTCCCTAAATCTATATAACGAGGCTTAACTGCTAATGCCGCTGGAGAAATTAAATCTAAAATTGACCGCACCCCTTGCTCATAAGCTTTGGCTACTTCCAACACCTCACGCGTGGCCATGGTTTCTTCTTGGCGCTGTTGGCGTTCGATAGCTAACTCTTCTCTAGTTTTTGGCTTGAGAGCGGAAGTGGTTGGTTTAGTTTGACTGGCGGCGGCCGCTTGTTTGAGATCAATCATAATTATGAGACACGTAATTTATCTAATGGCGGCATGCGTCGATCCGTTCCACGGGTAGGATTATACAACTGATAATACAACTCAATTAAGTGTTGTGTATCTAATTG
Protein-coding sequences here:
- a CDS encoding thioredoxin domain-containing protein — translated: MVRLPYFITAAAVISLVFLAIAYLAWNSSRVSLLSNQTSTAINSTQTTLSKYDDPLITLVPKGDRSSNQKTSVFVSSSDPVLGSRDAKVYVILYGSLLDDTIHGYLQNIKELQESYGGDVAIVWKDNAISEADKTAAMVGHCANNYGMFWKYAAAVTAESDPKQVAQEQGVNEVELQDCLDTSGVSGQVQQSTGLASPLGATNSHTLFVNDVIYTEPISLENLKKNIDETLATF
- a CDS encoding DUF87 domain-containing protein; this encodes MIDLKQAAAASQTKPTTSALKPKTREELAIERQQRQEETMATREVLEVAKAYEQGVRSILDLISPAALAVKPRYIDLGNRFVSTMFVVTYPRYIGVGWFAPIVTMNVPLDISMYFYPVKAPVILKQLKKKVGTLEAELISDAEKGAPRDPMKETALKDIEQLRDSLTQGTEKFFQFALYVSVYADTEKELEDLMEKLDAEFGSKLVVAKRVFYQAEQGFNSTMPLGNDELQIYFNMNSSPCASSFPFISADLSSDNGILYGINRHNNSLILFDRFQLQNANAVVFATSGAGKSYTVKLEVLRSLMMGIDVIIIDPENEYKFLSDAVGGTFMNISLNSEAKINPFDLPRAVGGADRPADIIRSAVITIKGLLRIMLGRITPEEDSILDRALIETYAKKDITADADLSKIEPPVLKDFQSILEGFEGSHDLVLRLKKYTEGTFAGLFESPTNIDVNNQLVVFSVRDLEDELRPIGVYTIVNYIWNIVRSKLKKRILVIDEAWWLMQNEDSAKFIFALVKRCRKYYLGVTTITQDVNDFLLSPYGRAIVTNSSMQILLKQSPASIDNVQKTFLLTDGEKYLLLEGNVGEGIFFAGPRHVAIKVVASYTEDQVITSDPKQLLEIESSKQEFADQMEQPQA